In a single window of the Metopolophium dirhodum isolate CAU chromosome 2, ASM1992520v1, whole genome shotgun sequence genome:
- the LOC132938111 gene encoding uncharacterized protein LOC132938111 isoform X2 — translation MKKMRERLDAESFDLAIKLLASFGDADDSNINLLYEQITEVLTDKNDDLIYEFLGFLLPGQALSIGKFTDYLELTRIKEFIRKLQVCMKKQPTQVRKILNNLFHLSKSENITPLEVHTAMLPLLKSNPILVDCFFQLIPTEHPPESFFSDDNWEDLDIDQSINCGIDYEEIIPSDSEDHTQLNICHCMCHKPGDNAHCRSCGLKFFKGRIYFDTLEGLKLAKINFEGADSSIVHSKIDKTKENTTVKQKNRKSLIKNSSPGSAEDIKGSTGTESEEDLIDVKPKKRQKSKVVQSLKLKYKKDENPKCKDEQEPYVETGKSIVHVTNEELKSSEMVFFCIPKAESSVKIIPKKKLKVDIKENAILKDYEIINQIESENLDNLNSDVIEKSMEIKSEVFSDKNYIIDEPKEIKKELHFLPSPVTIDNLPDVDFKCEQHQIPNQIKVEFPNNITNSDLSENCTQSADNIHQKGLEESNNLNIKREFDEDFCSLSNEKQCDDQNISTNLTDCKLFATTTSDINTTVLHENITIKSEAIDNLSECYVHVSDKRDNNETEKQLINKWTIDEDKIILQTCKRVEDIEVLLETINRRIPQRSVSEIQERFTTLMTLLEQMIEVKQN, via the exons atgaaaaaaatgcgAGAAAGATTAGATGCAGAATCATTTGATCTAGCCATAAAACTTTTAGCATCTTTTGGGGACGCTGATGATAGCAATATTAATCTTTTATACGAACAAATAACAGAAGTATTAACGGATAAAAACGATGATTTAATCTATGAATTTTTAGGATTTTTACTTCCAGGACAAGCTTTATCAATTGGgaagttcacagattatctagaaTTAACTAGAATAAAagaatttattagaaaattacaA gtttGCATGAAAAAACAACCAACTCAAGtccgtaaaatattaaacaatttgtttcatttatCAAAAAGTGAAAATATTACTCCATTAGAAGTACATACAGCTATGCTTcctttattaaaaagtaatccAATTTTAGttgattgtttttttcaattaattccAACCGAACATCCTCCTGAAAG ctTTTTTTCTGACGATAATTGGGAAGACTTGGATATTGATCAAAGTATTAACTGTGGAATAGATTATGAAGAAATAATTCCATCAGATTCGGAAGATcatacacaattaaatatttgcCATTGTATGTGTCATAAACCTGGAGATAATGCACATTGTAGATCCTGTGGACTAAaa ttttttaaaggTCGTATCTATTTTGATACTCTAGAAGGATTGAAAttagcaaaaataaattttgaaggAGCTGACTCATCTATTGTACATTctaaaattgataaaacaaaagaaaatactACAGTCAAGCAAAAAAATAGAAAGAgtttgattaaaaatagttcTCCTGGCTCAGCAGAAGATATTAAAGGCAGCACAGGAACAG aaTCTGAAGAAGATCTGATTGACGTGAAACCAAAAAAACGACAAAAATCAAAGGTAGTGCAGTCTCTTAAGCTTAAGTATAAAAAAGATGAAAATCCTAAATGTAAAGATGAGCAAGAACCGTATGTTGAAACAGGAAAATCTATTGTTCATGTTACTAATGAAGAATTGAAAAGTAGTGAAATGGTGTTTTTTTGTATTCCTAAAGCAGAATCTAGTGTCAAAATTATAcccaaaaagaaattaaaagttGACATTAAAGAAAATGCTATACTAAAggattatgaaattataaatcaaatcgAGTCTGaaaatttagataatttaaattccGATGTAATTGAAAAAAGTATGGAAATTAAATCTGAGGTCTTTTcggataaaaattatattattgatgaaccgaaagaaataaaaaaagaattacattttttaccttCACCTGTGACTATTGATAATTTACCCGATGTAGACTTTAAATGTGAGCAACACCAAATACCAAACCAAATTAAAGTAGAATTTCCCAACAATATTACTAACAGTGATCTTTCTGAAAATTGTACCCAATCAGCTGATAACATACACCAGAAAGGTTTGGAAGAATCAAATAACCTTAATATTAAAAGAGAGTTTGATGAAGACTTCTGTAGTCTTAGCAATGAGAAACAATGTGATGATCAAAATATCTCAACTAACTTAACAGACTGTAAATTGTTTGCTACTACAACATCTGATATCAATACAACAGTACTACatgaaaatataacaataaaaagtgAAGCTATTGATAATTTATCTGAATGTTATGTTCATGTAAGTGACAAACGAGACAATAATGAAACTGAAAaacaattgataaataaatggaCAATAGATGAAGATAAAATTATACTACAAACTTGTAAAAGAGTTGAAGACATTGAAGTATTATTGGAGACAATCAATAGGCGAATACCACAGAGATCAGTATCTGAG ATACAAGAAAGGTTTACAACTTTGATGACTTTACTTGAACAGATGATTgaagtaaaacaaaattag
- the LOC132938121 gene encoding cytochrome c oxidase assembly protein COX16 homolog, mitochondrial: MDNLSKSLDSFLKNKFIRFGLPFMLLVVGGSFGLREFSQIRYDHRKVKFISPEELRKQGIEMKPRGSVTIETEYKKLIEQVNLDNYENKRIPRPPGFED, translated from the coding sequence ATGgacaatttatcaaaatcacttgacagttttttaaaaaacaaatttattcgATTTGGATTGCCATTTATGTTGTTGGTTGTTGGTGGATCATTTGGTCTAAGAGAATTTTCACAGATTCGATATGATCATCGGAAGGTTAAGTTCATCAGTCCAGAAGAACTTAGAAAACAAGGCATTGAAATGAAACCTCGAGGCAGCGTCACAATAGAAACTGAGTATAAAAAGCTTATAGAACAAGTTAATCTTGACAATTATGAGAATAAAAGAATACCAAGACCACCTGGATTTGAAGACTGA
- the LOC132938111 gene encoding uncharacterized protein LOC132938111 isoform X1 yields the protein MLNNTIMDQCQIDGIEELKIVNDVHLETTNNNIMKSIKHITIKKNTSESDHRTPKRKSDISNSNILKKKKKYETALAAIFPENDQSYSQYAQDYAEGYMKKMRERLDAESFDLAIKLLASFGDADDSNINLLYEQITEVLTDKNDDLIYEFLGFLLPGQALSIGKFTDYLELTRIKEFIRKLQVCMKKQPTQVRKILNNLFHLSKSENITPLEVHTAMLPLLKSNPILVDCFFQLIPTEHPPESFFSDDNWEDLDIDQSINCGIDYEEIIPSDSEDHTQLNICHCMCHKPGDNAHCRSCGLKFFKGRIYFDTLEGLKLAKINFEGADSSIVHSKIDKTKENTTVKQKNRKSLIKNSSPGSAEDIKGSTGTESEEDLIDVKPKKRQKSKVVQSLKLKYKKDENPKCKDEQEPYVETGKSIVHVTNEELKSSEMVFFCIPKAESSVKIIPKKKLKVDIKENAILKDYEIINQIESENLDNLNSDVIEKSMEIKSEVFSDKNYIIDEPKEIKKELHFLPSPVTIDNLPDVDFKCEQHQIPNQIKVEFPNNITNSDLSENCTQSADNIHQKGLEESNNLNIKREFDEDFCSLSNEKQCDDQNISTNLTDCKLFATTTSDINTTVLHENITIKSEAIDNLSECYVHVSDKRDNNETEKQLINKWTIDEDKIILQTCKRVEDIEVLLETINRRIPQRSVSEIQERFTTLMTLLEQMIEVKQN from the exons aatatgagaccGCTTTGGCTGCAATTTTTCCTGAAAATGACCAGTCATACTCACAATATGCTCAAG attatgcTGAGggatatatgaaaaaaatgcgAGAAAGATTAGATGCAGAATCATTTGATCTAGCCATAAAACTTTTAGCATCTTTTGGGGACGCTGATGATAGCAATATTAATCTTTTATACGAACAAATAACAGAAGTATTAACGGATAAAAACGATGATTTAATCTATGAATTTTTAGGATTTTTACTTCCAGGACAAGCTTTATCAATTGGgaagttcacagattatctagaaTTAACTAGAATAAAagaatttattagaaaattacaA gtttGCATGAAAAAACAACCAACTCAAGtccgtaaaatattaaacaatttgtttcatttatCAAAAAGTGAAAATATTACTCCATTAGAAGTACATACAGCTATGCTTcctttattaaaaagtaatccAATTTTAGttgattgtttttttcaattaattccAACCGAACATCCTCCTGAAAG ctTTTTTTCTGACGATAATTGGGAAGACTTGGATATTGATCAAAGTATTAACTGTGGAATAGATTATGAAGAAATAATTCCATCAGATTCGGAAGATcatacacaattaaatatttgcCATTGTATGTGTCATAAACCTGGAGATAATGCACATTGTAGATCCTGTGGACTAAaa ttttttaaaggTCGTATCTATTTTGATACTCTAGAAGGATTGAAAttagcaaaaataaattttgaaggAGCTGACTCATCTATTGTACATTctaaaattgataaaacaaaagaaaatactACAGTCAAGCAAAAAAATAGAAAGAgtttgattaaaaatagttcTCCTGGCTCAGCAGAAGATATTAAAGGCAGCACAGGAACAG aaTCTGAAGAAGATCTGATTGACGTGAAACCAAAAAAACGACAAAAATCAAAGGTAGTGCAGTCTCTTAAGCTTAAGTATAAAAAAGATGAAAATCCTAAATGTAAAGATGAGCAAGAACCGTATGTTGAAACAGGAAAATCTATTGTTCATGTTACTAATGAAGAATTGAAAAGTAGTGAAATGGTGTTTTTTTGTATTCCTAAAGCAGAATCTAGTGTCAAAATTATAcccaaaaagaaattaaaagttGACATTAAAGAAAATGCTATACTAAAggattatgaaattataaatcaaatcgAGTCTGaaaatttagataatttaaattccGATGTAATTGAAAAAAGTATGGAAATTAAATCTGAGGTCTTTTcggataaaaattatattattgatgaaccgaaagaaataaaaaaagaattacattttttaccttCACCTGTGACTATTGATAATTTACCCGATGTAGACTTTAAATGTGAGCAACACCAAATACCAAACCAAATTAAAGTAGAATTTCCCAACAATATTACTAACAGTGATCTTTCTGAAAATTGTACCCAATCAGCTGATAACATACACCAGAAAGGTTTGGAAGAATCAAATAACCTTAATATTAAAAGAGAGTTTGATGAAGACTTCTGTAGTCTTAGCAATGAGAAACAATGTGATGATCAAAATATCTCAACTAACTTAACAGACTGTAAATTGTTTGCTACTACAACATCTGATATCAATACAACAGTACTACatgaaaatataacaataaaaagtgAAGCTATTGATAATTTATCTGAATGTTATGTTCATGTAAGTGACAAACGAGACAATAATGAAACTGAAAaacaattgataaataaatggaCAATAGATGAAGATAAAATTATACTACAAACTTGTAAAAGAGTTGAAGACATTGAAGTATTATTGGAGACAATCAATAGGCGAATACCACAGAGATCAGTATCTGAG ATACAAGAAAGGTTTACAACTTTGATGACTTTACTTGAACAGATGATTgaagtaaaacaaaattag